A portion of the Cloacibacillus sp. An23 genome contains these proteins:
- the trkA gene encoding Trk system potassium transporter TrkA, whose translation MRIVIVGAGEVGYSVAKNLSSDGHDIVLVEEDDARAAQAEESLDVMVVKGNGARPSVLAKAGIEGGRSDAMMLIACTNRDEVNLMACWIAKRSGVPHVIARAVGLEFTDNESWAKDLGIDMLVSPERSVAKDIEELLEVRAALHATEIAGGRAGIYLFRVAQDSQLCGLPLYEIRKRNPNMIMLVVWVKSGEDSFVPKASYELRPGDLCYTMCYRSQIFEIERLFQPAKSKRLKRVFVIGAGKIGHQTAERLLAHIPGIDLRIVDEDRAKCEKFAGELPRAMILCGDGSDAEFLKSEGITDADGCVAATEHDETNLMLAVLAKTLGVSKSIAVVRNHNYLGMTNYIPVDAIVNRNQTLADVITRSVRYPGTSKVLTVLEEISAEAVETTIAPDSPAAGKKLMELRMPAGSLIGLLDRGGELLIPTGQTELRGGDKVVIFGTASSMETALGILG comes from the coding sequence GTGCGCATCGTAATAGTCGGAGCTGGTGAGGTCGGATACAGCGTAGCGAAAAACCTGTCTTCCGACGGACACGACATCGTGCTGGTCGAGGAGGACGATGCGCGCGCTGCGCAGGCTGAGGAGTCGCTCGACGTCATGGTGGTCAAGGGCAACGGGGCGCGCCCCAGCGTTCTCGCGAAGGCTGGCATAGAGGGCGGCCGCTCCGACGCGATGATGCTCATCGCCTGCACCAACAGGGACGAGGTGAACCTCATGGCCTGCTGGATAGCGAAGCGCTCCGGCGTGCCTCATGTGATAGCGCGCGCGGTCGGCCTCGAGTTCACCGACAACGAGAGCTGGGCGAAGGACCTAGGCATCGACATGCTGGTCTCTCCCGAGCGCTCCGTAGCGAAGGACATAGAAGAGCTGCTCGAGGTGCGCGCCGCGCTCCACGCGACGGAGATCGCGGGCGGGCGCGCCGGGATATATCTCTTCCGCGTCGCGCAGGACTCGCAGCTCTGCGGCCTGCCGCTCTACGAGATACGCAAGCGGAACCCGAATATGATAATGCTCGTCGTCTGGGTAAAGAGCGGCGAGGACTCCTTCGTCCCGAAGGCCTCCTACGAGCTGCGCCCCGGCGACCTCTGCTACACGATGTGCTACCGCTCGCAGATCTTCGAGATAGAGCGCCTCTTTCAGCCGGCGAAGTCGAAGCGGCTGAAAAGGGTCTTCGTCATAGGCGCGGGCAAGATAGGCCACCAGACGGCGGAGCGTCTGCTCGCGCACATACCGGGCATAGACCTTCGCATCGTTGACGAGGACCGCGCGAAGTGCGAGAAATTCGCCGGAGAGCTGCCTCGCGCGATGATTTTATGCGGCGACGGCTCCGACGCGGAATTTCTGAAATCCGAGGGGATAACCGACGCCGACGGCTGCGTCGCGGCGACGGAGCACGACGAGACGAACCTGATGCTCGCGGTGCTCGCAAAGACTCTCGGCGTATCGAAGAGCATCGCAGTCGTGCGCAACCACAACTACCTCGGCATGACGAACTACATCCCCGTGGACGCCATAGTGAACCGCAACCAGACGCTCGCCGACGTGATAACGCGCAGCGTCCGCTACCCCGGCACCTCGAAGGTTCTGACGGTCCTCGAGGAGATAAGCGCCGAGGCCGTCGAGACCACCATCGCCCCCGATTCGCCCGCCGCCGGCAAAAAGCTCATGGAGCTGCGGATGCCGGCCGGCTCGCTGATAGGGCTGCTCGACCGCGGCGGCGAGCTGCTGATACCGACCGGGCAGACGGAGCTGCGCGGCGGAGACAAGGTAGTCATATTCGGCACGGCCTCCTCCATGGAGACGGCGCTCGGCATACTCGGATAG
- a CDS encoding substrate-binding domain-containing protein produces MRINKKFSVTALLLAVCVLAFASLAGAEDKAPVLRMATTTSTDDTGLLDYLAPLCLKDTGIDVQWVAVGTGKALEYGRNGDVDVVLTHAPSQEDKFEAEGYGVDRRKVMHNDFVLIGPAGDPAGVKGKPVTEALAAIAAKQQKLVSRADKSGTHTAELALLAKAGVKDFDKAPWYVQTGQGMLKTINIAEEQGGYALTDRGTFIKYEAGLNGREGLVIICEGDDELLNKYSIMAVNPEKHPEVKYDLAVKYIEWITSPKAQKDIADFKVEGKQLFFPDAVPAK; encoded by the coding sequence ATGCGTATCAACAAAAAGTTTTCCGTGACCGCTCTTCTGCTCGCCGTCTGCGTGCTGGCTTTCGCATCGCTCGCCGGCGCCGAAGACAAGGCTCCGGTGCTCAGAATGGCGACGACTACAAGCACCGACGACACCGGGCTGCTCGACTATCTCGCGCCGCTCTGCCTCAAGGATACCGGCATCGACGTGCAGTGGGTCGCCGTCGGCACAGGCAAGGCTCTTGAGTACGGGCGCAACGGCGACGTAGACGTCGTGCTGACGCACGCGCCGTCGCAGGAGGACAAGTTCGAGGCCGAGGGTTACGGCGTGGACCGCCGCAAGGTCATGCACAACGACTTCGTCCTCATCGGCCCCGCGGGCGACCCCGCCGGCGTGAAGGGCAAGCCCGTTACCGAAGCTCTCGCGGCGATAGCGGCGAAGCAGCAGAAGCTCGTCAGCCGCGCCGACAAGTCCGGCACGCACACGGCCGAGCTCGCGCTTCTGGCGAAAGCCGGAGTGAAGGATTTCGACAAGGCTCCGTGGTACGTGCAGACCGGGCAGGGGATGCTCAAAACGATCAACATCGCAGAGGAGCAGGGCGGCTACGCGCTCACCGACCGCGGCACCTTCATCAAGTACGAGGCCGGCCTCAACGGACGTGAGGGACTCGTCATCATCTGCGAGGGCGACGACGAACTGCTCAACAAGTACAGCATCATGGCGGTCAACCCCGAGAAACACCCCGAAGTCAAGTACGACCTCGCGGTAAAGTACATCGAGTGGATCACCTCGCCGAAGGCTCAGAAGGATATCGCGGACTTCAAGGTCGAGGGCAAGCAGCTCTTCTTCCCCGACGCGGTCCCCGCGAAATAG
- a CDS encoding ABC transporter permease → MDFIAEGFIQAFRMLLAMDEETCVIVATTFKLTALSMAGVLLFGLPAGFLLGYFDFPGKRAVRTVTDTLLALPTVVIGLLVYAFISRRGPLGDMELLFTIRGMAIGQVILGTPIVAAYTAAAIEGLDSRLRQTLMTLGASGGRLALASLWEARFMILVAALTAFGRIVGEVGSAMMLGGNIKWHTRTITTAITLETGKGEFALGIALGVILILISLLLNISLTFLRRRSQN, encoded by the coding sequence ATGGACTTCATAGCCGAAGGTTTTATACAGGCTTTCAGAATGCTCCTCGCAATGGACGAGGAGACGTGCGTCATCGTCGCGACGACCTTCAAGCTGACGGCGCTGTCGATGGCAGGCGTGCTGCTCTTCGGCCTTCCGGCGGGCTTCCTTCTCGGATATTTCGACTTTCCCGGAAAGCGAGCCGTGCGCACGGTGACTGACACTCTGCTCGCGCTTCCGACAGTCGTCATAGGGCTGCTGGTCTACGCCTTCATCTCGCGGCGCGGGCCGCTCGGAGACATGGAGCTGCTCTTCACGATACGCGGCATGGCTATAGGACAGGTGATACTCGGCACGCCGATAGTCGCGGCCTACACCGCGGCGGCGATAGAGGGGCTCGACAGCCGCCTGCGTCAGACTCTCATGACGCTCGGAGCGTCGGGCGGCAGGCTCGCGCTCGCGAGTTTATGGGAGGCGCGCTTCATGATACTCGTCGCGGCTCTCACGGCATTCGGGCGCATCGTCGGCGAGGTCGGCTCCGCGATGATGCTCGGCGGCAACATCAAATGGCACACGCGCACGATAACGACCGCGATAACGCTCGAGACCGGCAAGGGCGAGTTCGCGCTCGGAATAGCGCTCGGCGTCATTCTCATACTTATTTCGCTTCTTCTCAACATTTCGCTGACTTTCCTGCGCCGCAGGAGCCAGAATTGA
- a CDS encoding substrate-binding domain-containing protein, whose amino-acid sequence MKQFAIALAALMICSPAFAGTVRLSSTIGPVDAGIIPLLADTYTAETGTEFVIEKAGTGATLEKAKSGNFDMVVVHARALEDKFIAEGYGQNRRDVMYNDFVILGPQDDPAGIKGMKSAAGAFKKIAASGAEFVSRGDMSGTHVAETNVWKAAGITPDGEKDAWYTVFSLGKLGNGHTTEFADRRGAYTLMDRATYLTKKDKIAIVPLVEGDPILLNLIAAIEVSPKRFPNVNNKDAAAFIDWLCGDEAQTIIKDFKVDQYGEPLFFPNSDEWNKKHGK is encoded by the coding sequence ATGAAACAGTTCGCAATAGCTCTCGCAGCTCTTATGATATGCTCCCCGGCCTTCGCCGGGACGGTAAGGCTTTCAAGCACCATCGGCCCGGTCGACGCCGGCATAATCCCGCTGCTCGCCGATACATACACGGCTGAGACCGGGACGGAGTTCGTCATCGAAAAGGCGGGGACCGGCGCCACTCTCGAAAAGGCGAAGAGCGGCAACTTCGACATGGTCGTCGTCCACGCGCGCGCCCTCGAAGACAAATTCATCGCCGAGGGGTACGGGCAGAACCGCCGAGACGTAATGTACAACGACTTCGTCATCCTCGGCCCGCAGGACGACCCCGCCGGAATCAAGGGAATGAAATCCGCCGCCGGGGCGTTTAAGAAAATAGCGGCGTCAGGCGCTGAGTTCGTCAGCCGCGGAGACATGTCGGGCACGCACGTCGCCGAAACGAACGTATGGAAAGCCGCGGGAATCACGCCGGACGGAGAAAAGGACGCGTGGTATACTGTGTTCTCGCTAGGCAAGCTCGGCAACGGACATACGACGGAATTTGCGGACAGGCGCGGAGCCTATACGCTGATGGACCGCGCGACTTACCTGACGAAGAAGGATAAAATCGCCATAGTCCCGCTTGTCGAGGGCGACCCGATACTGCTCAACCTCATCGCCGCCATCGAGGTAAGCCCGAAGCGTTTTCCGAACGTCAACAATAAGGACGCCGCCGCCTTCATCGACTGGCTCTGCGGAGACGAGGCGCAGACGATAATAAAGGACTTCAAAGTCGATCAGTACGGCGAACCGCTCTTCTTCCCGAACTCGGACGAATGGAACAAAAAGCACGGAAAATAA
- a CDS encoding ABC transporter ATP-binding protein, with protein MNSLLYEIHNLKQSYEKGRPNLDISELSIERGAVTGIVGPNGCGKSTLLKALAFLIPASGEIIFDGRPAAGREREIRREVTYLLQEPYLLKRSVFENVAYGLRLRGMEKARLDTRVRESLEAVGLAPGEFAPRPWYRLSGGEAQRVALAARLALRPKALLLDEPTANVDEASAQLVMEAAVRAAREHGAAVVVSTHDTAWLYETASKVAGMYGGRIAGGGAENVFRGGWTRCGGLMTRPFPGGQALFAWPGPSARAAALSPSDITVSTEIPPRAEDTNVLRGVVSQLTLERATGRVLLSADVSGCSVKARLSAGDAALSALSPGSEVFLSFSYSALRWL; from the coding sequence ATGAACTCCCTGCTTTACGAAATTCATAATCTCAAGCAGAGCTACGAAAAGGGACGCCCGAATCTCGACATTTCGGAGCTTTCCATAGAGCGCGGCGCCGTCACTGGAATCGTCGGGCCGAACGGCTGCGGCAAATCCACGCTGCTGAAGGCGCTCGCTTTTCTAATCCCGGCCTCGGGCGAGATAATTTTCGACGGACGTCCCGCGGCCGGGCGCGAGCGCGAGATTCGGCGCGAGGTTACATATCTGCTGCAGGAGCCGTATCTTCTGAAACGCTCCGTATTCGAGAACGTCGCCTACGGGCTGAGGCTGCGCGGCATGGAGAAAGCGCGGCTCGATACGCGCGTGCGCGAGAGCCTCGAGGCCGTCGGCCTCGCGCCCGGGGAGTTCGCGCCGCGTCCGTGGTACAGGCTCTCGGGCGGCGAGGCGCAGCGCGTCGCGCTCGCGGCGCGGCTCGCTCTGAGGCCGAAGGCGCTGCTGCTCGACGAGCCGACGGCGAACGTGGACGAGGCGAGCGCGCAGCTCGTGATGGAGGCCGCCGTGCGCGCCGCGCGCGAGCACGGGGCCGCGGTCGTGGTATCGACGCACGACACGGCGTGGCTTTACGAGACGGCCTCGAAGGTCGCCGGCATGTACGGAGGCCGCATCGCGGGCGGCGGCGCGGAGAACGTCTTCCGCGGCGGCTGGACGCGCTGCGGCGGGCTTATGACGCGCCCCTTCCCGGGCGGTCAGGCGCTATTCGCGTGGCCCGGCCCTTCGGCGCGCGCCGCGGCGCTCAGCCCTTCGGACATAACCGTTTCCACGGAGATCCCGCCGCGCGCTGAGGATACGAACGTCCTGCGCGGCGTCGTCTCTCAGCTCACGCTCGAGCGCGCGACGGGGCGGGTGCTGCTCTCCGCCGACGTTTCTGGCTGTTCGGTGAAGGCGCGCCTTTCCGCCGGCGACGCGGCGCTTTCGGCCCTTTCGCCCGGCTCCGAGGTTTTCCTCTCCTTTTCATATTCCGCGCTCCGCTGGCTCTGA
- the glmS gene encoding glutamine--fructose-6-phosphate transaminase (isomerizing): MCGIMGYVGDRDTTRIILEGLAKHEYRGYDSAGIAVIKDGKISELRTVGRVAQLAEKVAAAGLTGDIGIGHTRWATHGGVTETNAHPHISSDDRVVLVHNGIIENAREIRAELEAKGIKFHTETDTESAVQYLGYVYDGDPKEAIVKLTARIRGAFALVIMFYDKPREIWVARKGSPLVVGHAGNEGFCASDPTALLEFTHDVWFMDDDEMAQITREGCRFFDFSGAEHEKASMHLDWDAAMTNRGKYPHFMLKEIHEQPDVVAHTLLGRVADDAVDLSRELSWTPDEAAQWKRIHFVACGTSHYATIVAQHIMETFGNFEIRTEVASEYRYRNIPTGPDTLAVFVSQSGETADTLHAARLAKSRGAKCLVITNVRGSTIHREVGDALITPAGPEIGVAATKTFTAQITILTLLGLYLAKLRGELDPNTERRLVSALMDIPGKQAAMLDREREIELLARDFADARGFFFIGRGIAYPPALEGALKLKEISYLHAEAYPAGEMKHGPIALLDKELPVVALVPKNELWEKTISNIEESMARKSPIIALATEGDDQICHYTRNVIFTPETEPELFPFVAVVPLQLFAYYIARQRGCDIDMPRNLAKSVTVE; the protein is encoded by the coding sequence ATGTGCGGGATTATGGGATACGTCGGAGACAGAGACACGACGCGGATAATTCTCGAAGGACTTGCGAAGCATGAATACAGAGGTTACGACTCGGCCGGCATAGCGGTTATAAAGGACGGCAAAATTTCCGAGCTGCGCACCGTGGGGCGCGTCGCGCAGCTCGCAGAGAAGGTCGCCGCCGCGGGGCTGACCGGCGACATCGGCATAGGCCACACGCGCTGGGCGACGCACGGCGGCGTGACGGAGACGAACGCGCATCCGCACATCTCGAGCGACGACCGCGTGGTGCTCGTCCACAACGGCATCATAGAGAACGCGCGCGAGATACGGGCCGAGCTCGAGGCGAAGGGGATAAAATTCCACACGGAGACCGACACGGAGTCAGCCGTGCAGTATCTCGGCTACGTCTACGACGGCGACCCGAAGGAGGCGATAGTGAAGCTGACCGCGCGCATACGCGGCGCCTTCGCCCTCGTCATCATGTTCTACGACAAGCCGCGCGAGATATGGGTCGCGCGCAAAGGCTCGCCGCTCGTCGTCGGACACGCGGGTAACGAGGGCTTCTGCGCCTCCGACCCTACCGCGCTGCTTGAGTTCACTCACGACGTGTGGTTCATGGACGACGACGAAATGGCTCAGATAACGCGCGAGGGATGCCGCTTCTTCGATTTCTCGGGAGCGGAGCACGAAAAGGCGTCGATGCACCTCGACTGGGACGCCGCTATGACGAACCGCGGCAAGTATCCGCATTTCATGCTCAAAGAGATTCACGAACAGCCGGACGTAGTCGCCCACACTCTTTTGGGCCGCGTCGCCGACGACGCCGTGGACCTGAGCCGCGAGCTTTCGTGGACGCCGGACGAGGCCGCGCAGTGGAAGCGCATCCACTTCGTCGCCTGCGGCACCTCGCACTACGCGACGATAGTCGCTCAGCATATAATGGAAACCTTCGGCAACTTCGAGATACGCACGGAAGTCGCCTCTGAATACCGCTACAGGAATATCCCGACCGGGCCGGACACGCTGGCGGTCTTCGTATCGCAGTCCGGCGAAACGGCGGACACGCTGCACGCGGCGCGCCTGGCGAAGTCGCGCGGAGCGAAGTGCCTCGTAATCACCAACGTGCGCGGCTCTACGATACACCGCGAAGTCGGCGACGCGCTGATAACGCCAGCCGGGCCGGAAATAGGCGTAGCGGCGACCAAGACGTTCACCGCGCAGATAACGATACTGACGCTGCTCGGCCTCTACCTCGCGAAGCTGCGCGGCGAGCTCGACCCGAACACGGAGCGCCGCCTCGTCTCAGCCCTCATGGACATACCGGGCAAACAGGCGGCGATGCTCGACCGCGAACGCGAGATAGAGCTGCTCGCCCGCGACTTCGCCGACGCGCGCGGATTCTTCTTCATCGGGCGCGGCATAGCCTACCCGCCGGCGCTCGAGGGCGCGCTCAAGCTCAAGGAGATATCCTACCTCCACGCTGAAGCCTATCCGGCGGGCGAGATGAAGCACGGGCCGATAGCCCTGCTCGACAAAGAGCTGCCGGTCGTCGCGCTCGTGCCGAAGAACGAGCTGTGGGAAAAGACCATATCCAACATCGAAGAATCCATGGCGCGCAAATCTCCGATAATCGCGCTAGCGACCGAGGGCGACGACCAGATCTGCCACTACACGCGCAACGTCATCTTCACGCCGGAGACGGAGCCGGAGCTCTTCCCCTTCGTCGCGGTCGTGCCGCTCCAGCTCTTCGCCTACTACATCGCGCGCCAGCGCGGCTGCGACATCGACATGCCCCGCAACCTCGCCAAGAGCGTCACGGTGGAATAA
- a CDS encoding GIY-YIG nuclease family protein produces the protein MRPCAYILLCADGTLYTGWTNDVEKRLAAHNAGRGAKYTRGRRPVRLLYAEECASRSEAMSREAAIKKLTHEEKLLLSEGKNTTARA, from the coding sequence ATGAGGCCCTGCGCCTACATACTGCTCTGCGCCGACGGCACGCTCTACACTGGATGGACCAACGACGTGGAAAAGCGGCTGGCGGCGCACAACGCCGGACGCGGCGCGAAATACACGCGCGGGCGCAGGCCGGTGAGGCTGCTCTACGCCGAGGAATGCGCGAGCAGAAGCGAAGCGATGAGCCGCGAAGCCGCGATAAAAAAGCTAACGCACGAAGAGAAGCTCTTGTTAAGCGAAGGTAAAAATACAACGGCGCGCGCTTGA
- a CDS encoding adenylosuccinate synthase: MKGRTDIVIGVQWGDEGKGRVVDVLAADAGVVVRYQGGANAGHTVVVDNEKYVFHLLPSGILYQGKSCVIGNGVVVDPDTLFEELDGLAARGKKTAKLVVSHAAHIVMPYHKIIDRLAEGARSEGTKIGTTGRGIGPCYADKYERIGIRAEDLVNPEVLRDKLTRTLKIKNDILTKIYGAEPLDFGEIYEKALAWGRRIEPMLGDAFLEIDEAVKSGGNVLFEGAQATLLDIDHGTYPFVTSSSPCAGGACTGSGFGPSRIDRVIGVAKAYCTRVGEGPFPTEENGEAGETLRQKGGEFGATTGRPRRCGWCDLVAVDYAVKVNGLDGIALTKLDVLDEFDEIKICTAYEIDGKIRKTFPSSCAELAKAKPVYETLPGWKCDISKCRSFDELPQAARDYVKYIEDKAETPVVLIGVGAGREDTIRRGL, encoded by the coding sequence ATGAAGGGACGCACTGACATAGTCATAGGAGTGCAATGGGGCGACGAAGGCAAAGGCCGCGTCGTGGACGTCCTCGCCGCGGACGCCGGAGTGGTCGTGCGCTATCAGGGCGGGGCCAACGCCGGACACACCGTCGTCGTGGACAACGAGAAGTACGTCTTTCATCTGCTCCCCTCCGGCATACTCTACCAAGGGAAAAGCTGCGTGATAGGAAACGGCGTCGTCGTAGACCCCGATACGCTCTTTGAAGAGCTAGACGGCCTCGCCGCGCGCGGCAAAAAAACGGCGAAGCTCGTCGTCAGCCACGCGGCGCACATCGTCATGCCATATCATAAGATAATAGACAGGCTGGCCGAGGGAGCGCGCTCCGAAGGCACGAAGATAGGCACCACGGGCCGCGGCATCGGCCCCTGTTACGCCGACAAATACGAGCGCATAGGCATCCGCGCGGAAGACCTCGTCAACCCCGAAGTCCTGCGCGACAAGCTCACGCGCACGCTCAAGATCAAAAACGACATACTCACGAAAATATACGGCGCCGAGCCGCTTGACTTCGGCGAAATATACGAAAAGGCGCTCGCGTGGGGCCGCCGCATCGAGCCGATGCTCGGCGACGCCTTCCTTGAAATAGACGAAGCCGTGAAAAGCGGCGGAAACGTCCTCTTTGAAGGCGCGCAGGCGACGCTCCTCGACATCGACCACGGAACGTACCCCTTCGTCACCAGCTCGAGCCCCTGCGCCGGCGGCGCATGCACCGGCTCGGGCTTCGGCCCGTCGCGCATAGACCGCGTCATAGGCGTCGCGAAAGCATACTGCACCCGCGTCGGCGAAGGCCCCTTCCCGACCGAAGAAAACGGCGAGGCCGGCGAAACGCTGCGCCAGAAAGGCGGCGAATTCGGCGCTACGACGGGACGTCCGCGCCGCTGCGGCTGGTGCGACCTCGTGGCGGTCGACTACGCGGTCAAGGTCAACGGCCTCGACGGCATAGCGCTGACTAAGCTCGACGTGCTCGACGAATTCGACGAGATAAAAATCTGCACGGCCTACGAAATAGACGGAAAGATCAGAAAGACCTTCCCGAGCAGCTGCGCGGAGCTCGCGAAAGCCAAGCCCGTATACGAAACGCTGCCCGGCTGGAAGTGCGACATATCGAAATGCCGCAGCTTCGACGAACTGCCGCAGGCCGCGCGCGACTACGTAAAATACATCGAAGACAAAGCGGAGACCCCCGTCGTCCTGATAGGCGTGGGCGCGGGCCGCGAAGACACTATACGCCGCGGGCTGTAA
- a CDS encoding MFS transporter has product MPLRKKGAALLDNVFASLKHRDFRIFWTGQCVSLLGTWMQRTALMWLVYTMTDSPFLVGLVGVAQFMPMLLFTLFAGAIVDRFPKRKILIVTQSLLMLQAVALAALAFSGSAHYWQLLALCVFLGITTTIDVPARLSFFVCLVGRQDVMNAVSLNSSIVNLARIVGPALAGAVMMEFGAGVCFMLNAVSFLAVLFSLTRLRTVEPKALPAPKRRSVLREVFEGINYIRRDETLSINATFLAVVCTFALNGEVMVPVFTKTVLEMGADAYTGMLSAMGAGSLAGAVTMASLAKSGEKKWLLPAGAAATLFAHLLMLFAWNRGTAYLFVAAIGFFNLVFLNAGNSIFQVHTPDEYRGRVMSVYTFLTQGSLPLGNFFAGSVMQTFGGWAGYPCCGLCAALLLFLTLRRKKNVLKEWIAQAGLTKSR; this is encoded by the coding sequence ATGCCGCTCAGGAAGAAGGGCGCGGCCCTTCTGGACAATGTCTTCGCGTCGCTCAAGCACAGGGACTTCCGCATATTCTGGACCGGGCAGTGCGTTTCGCTGCTCGGCACGTGGATGCAGAGGACGGCTCTGATGTGGCTCGTCTATACGATGACGGACTCGCCGTTCCTCGTCGGCCTCGTCGGCGTCGCGCAGTTCATGCCTATGCTGCTTTTCACACTCTTCGCCGGCGCGATAGTGGACCGCTTTCCTAAGCGCAAGATCCTCATAGTCACGCAATCCCTGCTCATGCTGCAGGCGGTCGCGCTCGCGGCGCTCGCCTTCTCCGGCTCCGCGCATTACTGGCAGCTTCTGGCGCTCTGCGTATTCCTCGGAATCACCACCACAATCGACGTCCCCGCGCGCCTCTCTTTCTTCGTCTGCCTGGTCGGCAGGCAGGACGTTATGAACGCCGTGTCGCTCAACTCGTCGATAGTCAACCTCGCGCGCATCGTCGGCCCCGCGCTCGCCGGAGCTGTGATGATGGAGTTCGGAGCCGGAGTGTGCTTCATGCTGAACGCCGTGAGCTTCCTCGCCGTGCTTTTCAGCCTGACGCGGCTGCGGACGGTTGAGCCGAAGGCCCTTCCTGCGCCGAAGAGGCGCAGCGTACTCCGCGAGGTTTTTGAGGGGATCAACTATATCCGCAGGGACGAGACTCTTTCGATAAACGCGACTTTCCTCGCTGTGGTCTGCACGTTCGCGCTGAACGGCGAGGTGATGGTTCCTGTGTTCACCAAGACGGTGCTCGAAATGGGGGCCGACGCGTACACCGGTATGCTCTCGGCGATGGGCGCGGGGTCGCTCGCCGGAGCCGTGACGATGGCCTCGCTCGCGAAGAGCGGCGAGAAGAAGTGGCTGCTTCCCGCCGGAGCCGCCGCGACGCTGTTCGCGCATCTGCTGATGCTTTTCGCGTGGAACAGAGGTACGGCTTATCTTTTCGTCGCCGCGATAGGATTTTTCAATCTCGTTTTCCTCAACGCCGGAAATTCCATATTTCAGGTGCATACGCCGGACGAGTACCGCGGCCGCGTGATGAGCGTCTACACGTTCCTAACGCAGGGCTCTCTGCCGCTCGGGAATTTTTTCGCGGGCTCCGTAATGCAGACTTTCGGCGGTTGGGCCGGGTATCCGTGCTGCGGCCTCTGTGCCGCGCTTCTGCTGTTCCTTACCCTGCGCCGTAAGAAGAATGTGCTGAAGGAATGGATAGCGCAGGCCGGCTTGACGAAAAGCCGCTGA
- a CDS encoding dicarboxylate/amino acid:cation symporter gives MSESNSVLKSYRFPIILLCAIALGCVIGAVMGERAVVLKPLGDLFINAMFMVVVPLVFSTICSAVASMSSMERLGKVMKSLVLVFVVTGAVAALLMLVTVTLFPPAEGVHIEMQAAGEIQALSTPDQIVKAVTTDDFVKLLSRNAMLPLIIFTIFFGFSLQALGERGRAAGRGIAVFADAMLKLVGYLMYYAPIGLMAYFATLVGDYGPKLLGAYFRAIVIYHVATFGYFFVAFTIYSWWATQGKGVRTFWTNIIPPALMALGSGSSTATLPINLEAASKMGIPRDISEIALPIGATAHMEGSCLSGILKISFLFGIFGLPFDGIGTMATAVTVAVLSGVVLSGIPGGGLVGEMLIVSLYGFPPEAFPIIATIGFLVDPAATMVNATGDTCSSLIISRLVEGKDWFAKAMAGRESA, from the coding sequence ATGTCAGAATCGAACAGCGTACTGAAGTCTTACCGCTTCCCGATAATACTGCTCTGCGCGATAGCGCTGGGCTGCGTCATCGGCGCGGTGATGGGGGAGAGGGCCGTCGTCCTCAAACCGCTCGGCGACCTTTTCATCAACGCGATGTTCATGGTCGTCGTTCCGCTCGTCTTCTCTACAATATGCAGCGCGGTCGCCTCCATGTCGTCGATGGAGCGTCTCGGCAAGGTCATGAAGTCCCTCGTCCTCGTCTTTGTAGTCACCGGAGCCGTCGCGGCGCTGCTGATGCTCGTCACCGTAACGCTCTTCCCCCCCGCTGAGGGAGTCCACATCGAAATGCAGGCCGCCGGCGAAATCCAGGCTCTCAGCACGCCTGACCAGATAGTCAAGGCCGTTACGACCGACGACTTCGTCAAGCTGCTTTCGCGCAACGCGATGCTCCCGCTCATAATCTTCACGATATTCTTCGGCTTCAGCCTCCAGGCCCTCGGTGAGAGGGGACGCGCGGCCGGACGCGGCATCGCCGTCTTCGCGGACGCTATGCTCAAGCTCGTCGGCTATCTCATGTACTACGCCCCCATCGGCCTCATGGCCTACTTTGCGACGCTCGTAGGCGACTACGGCCCGAAGCTTTTGGGCGCGTACTTCCGCGCGATAGTCATATACCACGTCGCGACATTCGGATATTTCTTCGTTGCCTTCACGATCTACTCGTGGTGGGCGACGCAGGGCAAGGGCGTCCGCACCTTCTGGACGAACATAATCCCGCCCGCGCTCATGGCGCTCGGCTCGGGCAGCAGCACAGCGACCCTGCCCATCAATCTCGAGGCCGCGTCGAAGATGGGCATACCGCGCGACATCAGCGAGATAGCGCTCCCGATAGGCGCGACGGCGCACATGGAAGGTTCCTGCCTTTCCGGCATTCTTAAAATTTCGTTCCTCTTCGGGATATTCGGCCTGCCCTTCGACGGTATAGGCACGATGGCTACGGCGGTCACCGTCGCGGTGCTCTCGGGCGTCGTCCTCTCCGGCATCCCCGGCGGCGGCCTCGTCGGCGAAATGCTGATAGTCAGCCTCTACGGCTTCCCGCCCGAGGCGTTCCCGATAATCGCGACGATAGGCTTCCTCGTCGACCCCGCCGCGACGATGGTCAACGCCACCGGCGACACCTGCTCGTCGCTCATAATCTCGCGCCTCGTCGAAGGCAAAGACTGGTTCGCCAAGGCGATGGCGGGCAGGGAAAGCGCGTAA